In the Brettanomyces nanus chromosome 1, complete sequence genome, AGAGTCTGATCCCTTGTAACAGTAGATTCCGATATAGTGATATCATTGACATCATCATGATTAGCAACCTCGACATGCTGATTATTCTCGTGATCATGTGAAGTTGGTTCGGCAACCATcccaacttctttgaataaCTCGTAAGGAATATTACTAATACCAACCGAGTCGATATCTGCTCCATGCTGGATCAAAGCCTTTGCAAAATAAAACGAGTTGTTTTTCAATGCAAGATGCAAAGCGGTATCCCCATCATTGTCTCTGTGGTTAATCAGGATCCTCAAGAGATCCTTATGGGGAGCTTCTTCTCCGGCAACTCTTTCTGCCTCTTTTTGTTGATTTCCGATGAAAGTGACAATTTCATTGAGATAATATTTCAGACAATCAATCTTACTGGATTCAGAGGTGAGATCAACTAGATAATGCAACGGGGTCCGGCCCTCAGCATCAGGTACAATAAGACACTGCCTTAACAGATGCAATAGACCACTAAAATTTTTGGTATCATATGAATTTGTGAAATGGATTAACTTCGAGAGGCTGTTCATTCCCACATTATTGAGAATCAAAGGATTGGcattctttgaaagaagaagctcaACAATACTTGGTAGAGCTAACGCAGATGCCCAATGTAGCGGAGTATGACCCTCATTATCGATTGGTCTGTTCACATCAAAGTCCTCTGGTGAATTGAATAAAAATTCAGGAATCGGTTCACTATCATTACTGAAAAAGTTCAACAGCCGTTCAGTGTAGTAGTCGTAATCCTCTTCTACATCGCCATTAATTTCAGCTTGCTGCAACATCTGGGGCTGCGATTGAGGGGTAAGGAGTTGCTGAGGACCCATAAAATATGTTTGTTGCAGTTGAATGAGAGACTGccgttgctgctgatgCGGTAGGCTGCCCTGACTTTTTAAAGACATGCCTTCCGAAGATACAGACGCACCTAAATCGTTATTGATGTAGTGACCATCATTTTCTGGAAATTGATTATATCCAATGATTGATCCATTCTGCTGCTGTGTATAGGTCTGCTGACCTTGAATGTACGGCAGTTGATACTGACTATGGGTAGaataagaaggaggagaaggtgGTGGCTGCGGTTGATAGACCGACTGCTGATTGGACTTTCCGTTAGCGTTCACAAAGGTGAATTGATTGACTTGTTGTTGAGAACGAGAAGCATTTAAAGATAGAGGAACTTGCTGTGGATCTGAAGATAGTGGGACAGTATCTCTGACCACCTCCATCTGCTGTAAGGCCACTGTTGGGTGGTTTTGATCAACTGAATATGAATGTTTCACAGCCTTTCCGTTCCCAGGGCCGTACATCGCAAAAGTAGGGGGCAGTGAGCTTCCAGTGGAGGTAACTACGGTTGGATCAGATTCAGCTGGGCCATTTTCACGAGAGTATTCAGGATTCCCGTCTTCCTCGGAaacctttttctttggctttcGACCTCGTTTTTTAGGCTTTTTCAGCGTCTGATGATCGGCCGATTCTGCAACGGGATGCTTAATACGCTTTTTAGAGACGTTATCATTGTAAATAGGATTCATCTTGATGGTAGTCTTGGGTTTCTGTTTCGGGTTGGGATTGGACCTTGGATTTGCATTGGACTTGGACTTAGACTTGGAATTGGGCCTTGGTTTGGAACTAGCTTTCTTGGACAAGACCTCGTCGGAATCAGGATCGTAATACAACACCTTAACATGATCCTTCGGAAGCTTATGATCCTCTGCCAAATCACGAGCAAACTCAAGTGGCACCCAGGTACCCTGGAACCGGCCAAAGCCACCTTGTATCTTTCGGTGAATATGCTGATGAACTTGCTTTTCCAATAATCTGGTCCTCTGTGCCTTTCCATAGCCAGCaatcttcaatatctgAGTGGCATTAACCCAATTGTCATCGCACCGTCTCATCAAGGGCATGCCTTTAAAAGTGCTTTCGTAGACATCGACTTGAGAGTATGTGGTTATATAGAGATCATCCATGGTTATAGTGACGAGGAATGAAAGAAGACGTGCAAAAGTAGTGTTAGGACCTGCCAACTAGATTTCCTTCTCCACTtaaatttcttcaattgatCTCTGAGTTGCTTGTATAAATCACCTCTGTCCCTACCGAATCCACACTTTGACCGCCTAGAATTATATCCGCTGAATCTCCTTGCTAAAAAGGCTTCGGCCCGTacgaaaattttttttttcgctTCCTTCGCTCTCCGTATTCCATTTATTCCCGATTCGGAAAGTTAATTACTTCTACTTTGAGACACGTAAAAGGTAAGAGCAATTTCATATGAAAACTAAACGAAAGGATTAAGGCTAGATGctgctgaaaaattcgTAGCAAGCCCAACATGGCAAACTATTTGTTTGTGTTTCATTTATCTAGTTTTTTTCACTCCATCTGTTTCTCCGCTTTCAGCCTTCTATGTAATTTGCTTGGCTTGAGGTTTGACATTATCGCGTCAGTTCCATTCGCGTCAGTGCCATttgcgtcgatcgaccaAAGTGGAAATAATCTGTAGCCAGAGGGATGGGCGAGAAATAGATGACTGAAGGGAAGGGACGGTCCCAGCGGGGGGAGAGAGATAAAGGTCGCGTACGGTGGCCGACAGCTTCCTCCGCCTTTTTTCGGTccctattttttttcccgTATGGATTGCCTTTTTGCTATTCCAACGTTCTGATCGTATAGAAcgctttcttttctcagtAGATATATTATTAATCATactccatttctttctataTTATTCGTTATATTCATTATGGAGAGAACTAAACAGGCTTTGACCGACAAGAGAGACCCCAGAAAACAGCCTAGCAAGTTACCATTTGTTGCGACATCTCGGACAAGAGGAGGTGCACCCGCGAGTTCCGTGGAAATGAAAACTACTCCCTCTGTGGTTAATCTAACCAGACCTGAACTCTACAGTATTTATGGTGCTGGATCTAATGCTGTcgatagtgaagaagaagaaggagaaaacATTTACAACACTCTATCTGAGGGGTTAGTTAGATCAACGTCTCATCACCTAGAAGAATCTAAGGTGAAGCATCCACATCAACCTGAACCTACCATTACACAAACAATGTTTGTTGAATTTTTTAAAGGCTTTTCTTGTTGTATTCTCTTATGCATAGCAGGAAACttgatgttcttctttggcgAGCAACTGTATAAGGCCAACCCTGTTTTGCCTGACATTTCCAAATATAGaattctttatttcttccaGGATCTTCTATCTCAGTATAATAGGAGTAACAACCTTCGAATTCAGTTTATTGGAAATGGTATTGAGAGCGTAATGTTGGGTTTTACTTCCTATACGTTGAGTAAGCTTCTTTCCTCGGTGTTTCCTCAGGTTGCACTTAGTTCCGGAAAGAGCAGCAGTTCTTCCAGCAGTGTCAATACTGATAAAGAGGATAGTAGTGATGAGGGTGACGGCTCTATTGACAGCGTTGGTCAGTATGCACAACAGATGCTAACTGCTGTGTTCGACTCTAATTTGGTTAGATCCATGGTTTGTGCTGTTGGCTTGGCTTACTGTTTCAAAAAATACCAGTGGTCATCAAAATTACAGGTAGCATCTTTGTGGGCTTTGTCTAACCTTCTTATCTGGAATGGACTTGACTCTACTATCGTGGGATTTGTCACTTCTGCGATTGTGGCCATCTCCTGTGTAGCACTGAATTTCGCTCGTTCGGGTCTTAACCTTACCTTGATGGACTCTGATATAATTGCCGACCTTTTATGGATTGGATCATTTGTTTTCATTGGCCAGATCATCTTGGGAAAGATCATCAGACTTGTCTATGCTTGATTTGTTTACTGTGTTTGCTTGTTTTTATTTGTTCTCTAAAGTTTAATATACATTATCCTGatatcattttttttaCGTTATATGAATATCTTAATCGTCATCAATAACTGAGTCCGtagaatcttcttccaatttggACTTTTCCCGATTCACTCCAAGTAATGAAGGAGCGTTGCTCCCACTAAACGAGTTCCTATTGATTCTAGCCATACTCTCGATGTTTGGCTGCCTTAATGGGTTAACAGAACCCACCAcctgttcttttttggtGCCAGCCTTAGACATTGCATAGTCTCCACTGTCAAAAAACTTGCGGTCTTTCAATTTATCCTGTAGCACATCAGAGGTTTTGGGTAATTTCCCATACATTTTGTAAAGCTTGTACTCCTGAGGACTCAACTTAGATATATCTAGAGACTCCTTTGTTCGCGCAGGCACGTACAACGGGTCCTCTGGTGATTTTTGAGAAGACGACATCGTCGATTCCGGGTACTAACTTAGAAGAATCCACACTTATATTGAGGAGCACTTTTTCTCTGTCGTCTCCAGTAAATAGGGTAAATCGATTTTTTTTGCTTACTCGCGAACGCCCTTATAG is a window encoding:
- a CDS encoding uncharacterized protein (EggNog:ENOG41), producing the protein MERTKQALTDKRDPRKQPSKLPFVATSRTRGGAPASSVEMKTTPSVVNLTRPELYSIYGAGSNAVDSEEEEGENIYNTLSEGLVRSTSHHLEESKVKHPHQPEPTITQTMFVEFFKGFSCCILLCIAGNLMFFFGEQLYKANPVLPDISKYRILYFFQDLLSQYNRSNNLRIQFIGNGIESVMLGFTSYTLSKLLSSVFPQVALSSGKSSSSSSSVNTDKEDSSDEGDGSIDSVGQYAQQMLTAVFDSNLVRSMVCAVGLAYCFKKYQWSSKLQVASLWALSNLLIWNGLDSTIVGFVTSAIVAISCVALNFARSGLNLTLMDSDIIADLLWIGSFVFIGQIILGKIIRLVYA
- a CDS encoding uncharacterized protein (EggNog:ENOG41); amino-acid sequence: MRGSDLKETFQKDRSIRFPCSELTLSGIIHLLPNANKTKFFIAVMLSGDSTKILTALVTSINRLLPEGSKYYDNSQLHLSIGEIKIDRNSIQLMTILQNFQTQDDKDPLYVPARTKESLDISKLSPQEYKLYKMYGKLPKTSDVLQDKLKDRKFFDSGDYAMSKAGTKKEQVVGSVNPLRQPNIESMARINRNSFSGSNAPSLLGVNREKSKLEEDSTDSVIDDD